From a single Paraburkholderia sp. D15 genomic region:
- a CDS encoding DUF1521 domain-containing protein produces the protein MQTVTQSQFFTQTFNPNLYSPFGGAQQPQNSRIGGFNNGFNGGFNNGFNTGFSRGANNGFNNGFNASRPMSQMAGNFSRASYTVSGQTTSNGQTSSYYAKTTITNRGPGAGQMQPGFGNIGNQGPFAHTQHAYPGSQVPQMPPTQHGNCDRSGRTNQSQWTDTGVSNNKASIDLGDYKLDFSKSNSSMLLTDKKTGDQTNIYGDPHLEQHANSGKKTSDMFNGTMTFQLPDSTKVTVGTQPAKNNASISFADNVTITKGNQAYQVSGLSQQSSAPLTVQKSNNGRALDAATPDGYTVVANRNGSGFVDPATGKQPTATDLKKAG, from the coding sequence ATGCAGACAGTGACGCAAAGCCAGTTCTTCACGCAAACGTTCAACCCCAATCTGTACTCGCCGTTCGGCGGTGCGCAGCAGCCACAAAACTCGCGGATCGGCGGCTTCAACAACGGCTTTAATGGTGGGTTCAACAACGGCTTTAACACCGGCTTCAGCCGTGGCGCCAACAACGGCTTCAACAACGGCTTCAACGCATCGCGCCCGATGTCGCAAATGGCCGGCAACTTCTCGCGGGCCTCGTACACGGTCAGCGGACAAACCACGTCGAACGGCCAGACCTCGTCGTACTACGCGAAAACGACCATCACCAACCGCGGTCCAGGTGCCGGTCAGATGCAGCCGGGCTTCGGCAACATCGGCAATCAAGGCCCATTTGCGCACACCCAACACGCGTATCCCGGTTCGCAAGTGCCGCAGATGCCGCCGACGCAGCACGGCAACTGCGACCGCTCCGGCCGCACGAATCAATCGCAATGGACCGATACGGGCGTGTCGAACAACAAAGCCAGCATCGACCTCGGCGACTACAAACTGGATTTCAGCAAGTCCAATTCGTCGATGCTGCTGACCGACAAGAAGACCGGCGACCAAACGAACATCTACGGCGACCCGCACCTCGAGCAGCACGCGAACAGCGGCAAAAAAACGTCCGATATGTTCAACGGCACGATGACGTTCCAGTTGCCCGACAGCACCAAGGTCACGGTCGGCACGCAGCCCGCAAAGAACAACGCGTCGATTTCGTTCGCGGATAACGTGACGATCACGAAGGGCAATCAGGCGTATCAGGTGAGCGGTCTGAGCCAGCAAAGCTCGGCGCCGCTCACCGTGCAGAAGAGCAACAACGGCCGCGCGCTCGATGCCGCCACGCCGGACGGCTACACGGTCGTGGCGAATCGCAACGGCAGCGGCTTCGTGGACCCGGCCACCGGCAAGCAGCCGACCGCTACCGACCTGAAGAAAGCCGGCTAG
- a CDS encoding DUF6543 domain-containing protein, translating to MKISSGSHLPHERSPIEGGRRDAGEGVDASSRPATLDAPGEIGARLPLRGTDRSPEQGADVASQTYAVLQKYASAPAADLRADSRTAGLYRDGKGNAYINANDRAYAVRYDRDNGTWRLHHSAEPAKAQYPVRSDGRGNWEIHHEVGLLGGGPRISHEIKDQIAALLRDGWSNAAVMKMFSISQSVVYAVRDRIAMPPAVPLASFEFRENVATRLAAGTPAAQIARELGVHPRTVLLIEEARRATTPRLRDIRLPGPSTGGEASVRGEGDGTVSPTQATRRLQMHEILDRNITRPPPRVATISDVCAMRNGGWSDTAIRNVLKLSDERWEALGLRRPSGSSTPSAPQQLRPDLVAGTSGRMSDAQVARELGVQQQMVRLPGDAQPERTPALASRMPLAPVGALPARAVPSSTVSRRPPSPQPGTSTGGETYPRLGSGGSGQSDSAPPPKRLRTESVPPDGAQALNFAVIKRLGQGVESGQVARELRIPERDVVRMGIAHLERLIGMHEGPGHDARPGDAARSHTVSRASTEPEPQRMRVPPEAVARSDRAMLDRLLDEEFSDLDMTAFKALIGESPEHSPEQG from the coding sequence ATGAAAATCTCTTCTGGTAGTCATTTGCCGCACGAACGCAGTCCAATCGAAGGCGGGCGGCGCGATGCGGGTGAGGGTGTCGATGCGTCGTCCCGACCTGCGACGCTCGATGCGCCAGGCGAAATCGGCGCGCGCCTGCCTCTGCGCGGCACGGATCGTAGCCCGGAGCAAGGCGCTGACGTAGCCTCGCAAACCTACGCCGTGCTGCAAAAGTATGCGAGCGCGCCGGCCGCGGACCTGCGCGCCGATTCGCGGACAGCAGGCCTGTATCGGGACGGCAAAGGTAACGCGTACATCAACGCAAACGACCGGGCATACGCGGTCAGATACGACCGGGACAACGGCACGTGGCGTCTTCATCACTCCGCCGAGCCGGCGAAGGCACAGTATCCGGTTAGAAGCGACGGGCGGGGCAACTGGGAAATCCACCACGAAGTCGGTTTGCTGGGCGGCGGCCCGCGAATATCCCACGAGATAAAAGATCAGATTGCGGCGTTGCTGCGTGACGGATGGTCCAACGCCGCCGTGATGAAGATGTTTTCAATCAGCCAATCCGTGGTCTACGCGGTAAGGGACAGGATTGCCATGCCGCCAGCAGTGCCTCTCGCTTCGTTCGAATTCAGGGAAAACGTCGCGACACGACTGGCCGCCGGGACGCCGGCAGCGCAGATCGCGCGCGAGCTCGGTGTGCATCCGCGAACGGTGCTGTTGATAGAGGAGGCGCGGCGAGCGACGACTCCGCGACTGAGGGATATCCGACTGCCGGGGCCGTCAACCGGTGGCGAAGCGAGTGTCCGTGGCGAAGGAGACGGGACCGTATCGCCGACGCAAGCCACTCGTCGTTTGCAGATGCACGAAATCCTCGATCGTAATATCACGCGCCCCCCGCCGCGTGTCGCGACAATTTCGGATGTATGCGCGATGCGCAATGGCGGCTGGAGTGACACTGCCATTAGAAATGTACTGAAGTTATCCGACGAGCGATGGGAGGCCTTGGGGCTGCGTCGGCCCTCGGGCAGTAGCACCCCGTCGGCGCCACAGCAGTTGCGCCCCGACCTGGTTGCCGGGACAAGCGGTCGGATGTCCGACGCACAGGTAGCGCGAGAATTGGGCGTGCAGCAGCAAATGGTCCGTTTGCCGGGCGATGCGCAGCCGGAGCGAACGCCGGCTCTGGCGTCGCGAATGCCGTTGGCCCCGGTGGGCGCGTTGCCGGCTCGTGCCGTGCCCTCATCGACCGTGTCGCGGCGGCCGCCGTCGCCTCAGCCAGGCACCTCGACGGGCGGCGAGACGTATCCGCGACTGGGAAGCGGAGGTAGCGGACAGTCCGATTCCGCGCCGCCACCAAAACGTTTGCGGACCGAAAGCGTGCCGCCGGACGGGGCGCAGGCGCTGAACTTCGCGGTCATCAAGCGGCTGGGGCAGGGTGTCGAGAGCGGGCAGGTCGCACGGGAACTGCGCATTCCAGAGCGTGACGTCGTGCGCATGGGCATCGCGCATCTGGAACGGTTGATCGGGATGCACGAAGGGCCGGGCCACGATGCGCGCCCCGGCGATGCCGCGCGATCGCACACCGTGTCTCGTGCATCGACGGAGCCCGAGCCGCAGCGGATGCGCGTGCCGCCAGAGGCGGTCGCGAGAAGCGATCGTGCGATGCTGGACCGGCTGCTCGACGAGGAATTCTCGGATCTCGACATGACGGCGTTCAAGGCGTTGATCGGCGAGTCTCCTGAACATTCTCCCGAGCAGGGTTGA
- the acs gene encoding acetate--CoA ligase, whose product MSAIESVLQERRVFPPSAEAAAGAAISGMDAYRALAAEAERDYEGFWGRLARETLSWNTPFTKVLDESNAPFYTWFEDGRLNASYNSLDRHVEAGNGERVAIVFEADDGTVTNVTYQDLLQRVSRFANALKARGVKKGDRVVIYMPMSIEGIVAMQACARIGATHSVVFGGFSSKSLNERLVDVGAVALVTSDEQMRGGKALPLKNIADEALAMGGCDAVKSVIVYQRTGGKVAWHEGRDVWMHELTQAESDQCAPEWVEAEHPLFILYTSGSTGKPKGVQHSTGGYLLWTAQTLKWTFDWKPTDVFWCTADIGWITGHSYITYGPLTLGGTQVVFEGVPTYPNAGRFWDMIAKHKVTLFYTAPTAIRSLIKASEADAKVHPKSYDLSSLRIIGTVGEPINPEAWVWYHENVGGGRCPIVDTWWQTETGGHMITPLPGATPLVPGSCTLPLPGIMAAVVDETGQDVPNGQGGILVVKRPWPSMLRNVWGDPDRYRKSYFPDELGGKLYLAGDGAVRDKETGYFTIMGRIDDVLNVSGHRLGTMEIESALVSNPLVAEAAVVGRPDATTGEAVCAFVVLKRARPQGEEAVKLANELRAWVGKEIGPIAKPKDIRFGENLPKTRSGKIMRRLLRSLAKGEAITQDVSTLENPAILDQLGESL is encoded by the coding sequence ATGTCTGCGATTGAATCCGTTCTTCAGGAACGCCGTGTTTTCCCGCCCTCCGCCGAAGCAGCGGCGGGCGCCGCGATCTCCGGCATGGATGCGTACCGGGCGCTCGCCGCCGAGGCGGAACGCGATTACGAAGGTTTCTGGGGGCGCCTCGCCCGCGAAACGCTGAGCTGGAACACGCCGTTCACCAAGGTGCTCGACGAGTCGAACGCGCCGTTCTATACGTGGTTCGAGGACGGCCGGCTGAATGCGTCGTACAACAGCCTCGACCGTCACGTCGAAGCCGGCAACGGCGAGCGCGTCGCGATCGTGTTCGAGGCCGACGACGGCACCGTCACCAATGTCACCTATCAGGATCTGCTGCAGCGCGTGTCGCGTTTCGCCAATGCGCTGAAGGCGCGCGGCGTGAAGAAGGGCGACCGCGTGGTGATCTACATGCCGATGTCGATCGAAGGCATCGTCGCGATGCAGGCCTGCGCGCGGATCGGCGCCACGCACTCGGTGGTGTTCGGCGGCTTCTCGTCGAAGTCGCTGAACGAACGTCTGGTCGACGTGGGCGCGGTTGCGCTGGTCACCTCCGACGAACAGATGCGCGGCGGTAAAGCGCTGCCGCTGAAGAACATCGCCGACGAAGCGCTCGCCATGGGCGGCTGCGACGCGGTGAAGAGCGTGATCGTCTATCAGCGCACCGGCGGCAAGGTCGCGTGGCACGAAGGCCGCGACGTGTGGATGCACGAACTCACGCAGGCCGAATCGGATCAGTGCGCGCCCGAGTGGGTCGAGGCCGAGCATCCGTTGTTCATCCTGTACACGTCCGGTTCGACCGGCAAGCCGAAGGGTGTGCAGCACAGCACCGGCGGCTATCTGCTGTGGACCGCGCAGACCCTGAAGTGGACCTTCGACTGGAAGCCCACCGACGTGTTCTGGTGTACCGCCGACATCGGCTGGATCACCGGCCATAGCTACATCACGTACGGGCCGCTGACGCTCGGCGGCACCCAGGTCGTGTTCGAGGGCGTGCCGACCTATCCGAACGCCGGCCGCTTCTGGGACATGATCGCGAAGCACAAGGTCACGCTGTTCTATACGGCGCCCACCGCGATCCGTTCGCTGATCAAGGCATCCGAGGCCGATGCGAAGGTGCATCCGAAGAGCTACGACCTGTCGTCGCTGCGCATCATCGGCACGGTCGGCGAGCCGATCAATCCGGAAGCGTGGGTGTGGTATCACGAGAACGTCGGCGGCGGCCGCTGCCCGATCGTCGATACGTGGTGGCAGACCGAAACCGGCGGCCACATGATCACGCCGCTGCCGGGCGCCACGCCGCTGGTGCCGGGCTCGTGCACGTTGCCGCTGCCGGGCATCATGGCCGCGGTCGTCGACGAAACCGGTCAGGACGTACCGAACGGGCAGGGCGGCATTCTGGTGGTGAAGCGTCCGTGGCCGTCCATGCTGCGCAACGTGTGGGGCGATCCGGACCGCTACCGGAAGAGCTACTTCCCCGACGAACTCGGCGGCAAGCTGTACCTCGCGGGCGACGGCGCGGTGCGCGACAAGGAGACCGGCTACTTCACGATCATGGGCCGCATCGACGACGTGCTGAACGTGTCGGGCCACCGTCTCGGCACGATGGAGATCGAGTCGGCGCTGGTGTCGAATCCGCTCGTCGCGGAAGCGGCGGTGGTGGGCCGGCCGGATGCGACCACCGGTGAGGCCGTGTGCGCGTTCGTCGTGCTCAAGCGCGCGCGTCCGCAGGGCGAAGAGGCGGTCAAGCTCGCGAACGAATTGCGCGCGTGGGTCGGCAAGGAGATCGGTCCGATCGCGAAGCCGAAGGACATCCGTTTCGGCGAGAACCTGCCGAAGACGCGTTCGGGCAAGATCATGCGCCGCCTGCTGCGTTCGCTCGCGAAGGGCGAGGCGATCACGCAGGACGTGTCGACGCTGGAGAATCCGGCGATTCTCGATCAGCTCGGCGAGTCGCTGTGA
- a CDS encoding DUF4212 domain-containing protein, whose translation MAAPHSSSHATLNPTPEPPTVSAAMAHAHRKYWRFNVVLIAALMTLGFVVSFVVPLMASSLDAVRVGGFRLPFYFGAQGAILIYVALIVVYIVLMQRADRRLQRAFEADARNVGEMRDDGDAGADLSAATSNSVPASTAMQARAAAPRGRRTE comes from the coding sequence ATGGCCGCGCCGCACTCCTCCTCTCACGCAACGCTGAATCCCACGCCCGAACCGCCGACGGTCTCGGCGGCGATGGCGCACGCGCATCGAAAGTACTGGCGCTTCAACGTCGTGCTGATCGCGGCGTTGATGACGCTCGGCTTCGTCGTGTCGTTCGTGGTGCCGTTGATGGCGTCTTCGCTGGATGCGGTGCGAGTCGGCGGCTTCAGGTTGCCGTTCTATTTCGGCGCGCAGGGCGCGATCCTGATCTACGTGGCGCTGATCGTCGTGTATATCGTGCTGATGCAGCGCGCGGATCGTCGTTTGCAGCGTGCGTTCGAAGCGGATGCGCGAAACGTTGGCGAGATGCGTGATGACGGCGATGCGGGTGCCGACTTGAGCGCGGCGACTTCCAACTCTGTCCCGGCTTCCACCGCCATGCAAGCTCGCGCCGCGGCGCCGCGCGGACGCCGAACCGAATGA
- a CDS encoding sodium:solute symporter family protein → MKLTNRLIRSYAFYTLGFLLFIYVMWRIERTTGPGVWIGYVFLFVPIAVYAVIGLLSRTSDLVEYYVAGRRVPSAFNGMATAADWLSAASFIGLAGSIYATGYDGLAYLMGWTGGYCLVAFLLAPYVRKLARYTIPDFLGTRFSSNAVRGLAALAAILCSFVYLVAQIQGVGLIATRFIGVDFAVGIFCGLAGILVCSFLGGMRAVTWTQVAQYIILIAAILIPVSMIAHKDGLGWLPQFNYGRLMERVEGLEKQVRDAPLEQTVRDDYRRQAAQMQTRLDTLPQSFVAEKARLTQEVADMRRHNGPLRDIKEREKALDQFPRDAAAAQIVWTQRRDEMLLRAAAPVPMHEPFPAAGDDERRIHERNFLSLLLCLSLGTASLPHILTRYNTTTSVASARRSVGWTLFFVALFYLTVPVLAVLIKYEMLTNLVGHHFADLPQWFTQWSRVEPRLISLNDTNGDGIVRWSEIQMQPDMVVLAAPEIAGLPYVMSGLIAAGALAAALSTADGLLLTIANALSHDVYYHMVDPNASSQRRVTISKILLLGVALFASYVASLNTGNILFLVGAAFSLAASSLFPVLVLGVFWKRTTRAGAVAGMVAGLLVCIYYIVSTYPFFTQMTGFAGPRWFGIEPISSGVFGVPAGFLVAIAVSLADRPPDAYTRALVDYIRHP, encoded by the coding sequence ATGAAGCTCACGAACCGGCTGATCCGTTCCTACGCGTTCTACACGCTCGGCTTTCTGCTGTTCATCTATGTGATGTGGCGGATCGAGCGCACCACCGGTCCGGGCGTCTGGATCGGCTATGTGTTCCTGTTCGTGCCGATCGCGGTGTATGCGGTGATCGGTCTGCTGTCGCGTACGTCCGATCTGGTCGAATACTACGTCGCGGGGCGACGCGTACCGTCCGCGTTCAACGGCATGGCGACGGCGGCCGACTGGTTGTCGGCAGCGTCGTTCATCGGGCTTGCCGGGTCGATCTATGCGACCGGCTACGACGGCCTTGCGTATCTGATGGGCTGGACCGGCGGCTATTGCCTCGTCGCGTTCCTGCTCGCGCCGTACGTGCGCAAACTGGCGCGCTATACGATTCCGGATTTTCTCGGCACGCGTTTTTCGAGCAATGCGGTACGCGGTCTTGCCGCGTTGGCGGCGATCCTGTGTTCGTTCGTCTATCTGGTCGCGCAGATTCAGGGTGTGGGCTTGATCGCGACGCGCTTCATCGGCGTCGATTTCGCGGTGGGGATTTTCTGCGGACTCGCGGGGATTCTGGTGTGCTCGTTTCTCGGCGGCATGCGCGCGGTCACGTGGACGCAGGTCGCGCAGTACATCATCCTGATCGCCGCGATCCTGATACCGGTGTCGATGATCGCGCACAAGGACGGCCTCGGCTGGCTGCCGCAATTCAACTACGGCCGCTTGATGGAGCGCGTGGAGGGTCTCGAGAAGCAGGTGCGCGACGCGCCGCTCGAACAGACCGTGCGCGACGACTACCGGCGCCAGGCCGCGCAGATGCAGACGCGGCTCGATACGCTGCCGCAATCGTTCGTCGCGGAGAAGGCGCGGCTCACGCAGGAGGTCGCGGACATGCGGCGGCATAACGGGCCGTTGCGCGACATCAAGGAACGCGAGAAAGCACTCGATCAGTTTCCACGCGATGCCGCCGCCGCGCAGATCGTCTGGACCCAGCGCCGCGACGAGATGCTGCTGCGCGCTGCCGCGCCGGTGCCGATGCACGAGCCGTTTCCCGCCGCCGGCGACGACGAGCGGCGCATTCACGAACGCAATTTTCTGTCGCTGCTGTTGTGTCTGTCGCTCGGCACGGCGAGCCTGCCGCATATCCTGACGCGCTACAACACGACGACCTCGGTCGCTTCCGCGCGACGTTCGGTGGGGTGGACGCTCTTCTTCGTCGCGCTGTTCTATCTGACGGTGCCCGTGCTGGCCGTGCTGATTAAGTACGAGATGCTGACGAACCTGGTGGGGCATCACTTCGCCGATCTGCCGCAATGGTTCACGCAGTGGAGCAGGGTGGAGCCGCGGCTGATCAGCCTGAACGATACGAATGGCGACGGCATCGTGCGCTGGAGCGAAATCCAGATGCAGCCCGATATGGTGGTGCTCGCCGCGCCGGAAATCGCGGGGCTGCCGTACGTGATGTCGGGCTTGATCGCGGCGGGCGCGCTGGCCGCGGCGCTCTCGACGGCGGATGGTTTGCTGCTGACGATCGCCAACGCGTTATCGCACGATGTGTACTACCACATGGTCGATCCGAACGCGTCGAGCCAGCGGCGCGTGACGATCTCGAAGATTCTGCTGCTGGGGGTGGCGTTGTTCGCGTCGTATGTGGCGTCGCTGAATACGGGGAACATTCTGTTCCTGGTGGGCGCGGCGTTTTCGCTGGCAGCGTCGAGTCTGTTTCCGGTGCTGGTGCTCGGCGTGTTCTGGAAGCGCACCACGCGGGCCGGCGCGGTCGCGGGAATGGTGGCGGGGCTGCTGGTGTGCATCTACTACATCGTGTCGACGTATCCGTTCTTCACGCAGATGACGGGTTTCGCGGGGCCGAGGTGGTTCGGCATCGAGCCGATCAGCTCGGGCGTGTTCGGCGTGCCGGCGGGGTTTCTGGTGGCGATTGCCGTGAGTCTCGCGGACCGTCCGCCGGATGCTTATACGCGGGCGCTGGTGGACTACATCCGGCATCCTTAG
- a CDS encoding AlpA family phage regulatory protein: MAIAEAVRPTSEAHYRGIECIVGKLVKHRGWMAPPADNEKWSTPAEYQPVLVPDGGRTLDQLLPPDTDQMSALEFPVDAASPRQLVELPAPYSLNEDDRRILRKILPGLPPLRHPVSDAEKAAFLDAWFDSNERPLWEPILVTAADIKRYEMEQKEIQKRHQQALRDELARGQLKAVDAGYAPVASLVPDSFIPRESAIAYLNRCGLMPDDGDVGVDIERNDQSPESTYRRPPAIMPVAGQALAVEESVASERDESERLVVAVKESGLGSRSGRADATGLLQPTPSPDRRKIGKVARLPRVIELTGLGRSSIYNRMDSHSRYYDPTFPRCFSLSISDTGAVGWDEEQVCAWVAAQAKRARG; the protein is encoded by the coding sequence ATGGCCATTGCCGAGGCTGTGCGTCCAACGAGCGAGGCGCACTACCGAGGTATCGAGTGCATTGTCGGCAAGCTGGTGAAGCATCGCGGTTGGATGGCGCCGCCAGCAGACAACGAGAAATGGTCGACCCCGGCCGAATACCAGCCGGTACTCGTCCCCGATGGTGGGCGAACGCTGGATCAACTGCTTCCGCCTGACACGGACCAAATGAGCGCACTCGAATTTCCGGTTGACGCGGCCTCGCCGCGTCAACTGGTTGAGCTGCCGGCGCCTTATTCGCTTAACGAAGACGATCGGCGCATATTGCGGAAGATTTTGCCCGGCCTGCCTCCCCTGCGACATCCGGTTTCGGACGCCGAAAAGGCGGCGTTTCTCGATGCCTGGTTCGATTCAAATGAGCGACCCTTGTGGGAGCCTATTCTGGTGACGGCCGCGGATATCAAGCGATACGAGATGGAGCAGAAGGAGATTCAGAAGCGCCATCAACAGGCCTTACGCGACGAGCTTGCGCGCGGTCAGCTCAAGGCTGTCGATGCTGGATATGCCCCCGTAGCGTCACTGGTGCCGGACAGCTTCATTCCGAGAGAGTCTGCAATTGCCTATTTGAACCGTTGTGGCCTTATGCCCGACGACGGTGATGTAGGCGTCGATATTGAGCGCAATGACCAATCGCCGGAGTCGACGTACCGTCGGCCTCCGGCGATTATGCCCGTTGCGGGTCAAGCGCTGGCGGTAGAGGAATCCGTGGCGTCGGAGAGGGATGAGTCTGAACGCCTCGTTGTCGCTGTCAAAGAGAGCGGCCTTGGTTCGAGGAGTGGTCGAGCTGATGCGACTGGATTGCTGCAGCCTACCCCCAGCCCCGATAGGCGGAAGATCGGCAAGGTTGCGCGATTGCCGCGCGTCATTGAGCTAACCGGCCTCGGGCGCAGTTCGATCTACAATCGCATGGATTCACATTCGCGGTACTACGATCCGACTTTCCCTCGGTGCTTTTCTCTCAGTATCAGCGACACCGGCGCAGTGGGATGGGACGAAGAGCAGGTCTGCGCGTGGGTGGCGGCACAAGCGAAGCGCGCGCGGGGTTGA
- a CDS encoding inovirus-type Gp2 protein, which produces MSFALREQVFANTLTFENLGYGAWDVIGIGDRVWARGEYSAVFTKLTTFLKLVLNTHDIAYDVVMKGRRKHVRKLSAGLASCFQRLNWLPDICLPGWACSPDIRLFLDCYASHPDIRRCACIDPAELVRNDLIEAEVFNDFVVYVRSEAKQRGVKKAMRNWVYGGTAVEKRSIQHYLKTMPNASTKLLTVRAEFQYREEAVSEADVMIRPSLTSLSGQFHDRRRERRVPECAARFDPERAMADRDSFVANQFGKDKELFARLVGYVWKIEQDESGIIHHHVLFIFDGQWVKDEFAALDRMAVRWEAITKGAGYLSSSHYRKKSFKEKGRWYYGFIDCHKPGLLELMIEDASSYFTKDKQLLRFKPTLGSRTLTKGRRRKLREGGPGRPRKQGEVV; this is translated from the coding sequence ATGAGCTTTGCTCTACGAGAGCAGGTTTTTGCGAACACATTGACCTTTGAGAATCTGGGATACGGTGCTTGGGACGTAATTGGAATCGGAGATCGTGTTTGGGCCCGTGGTGAATATTCCGCCGTGTTCACGAAGTTGACTACGTTTCTGAAGCTCGTACTGAACACTCACGACATCGCCTACGATGTCGTGATGAAGGGAAGGCGAAAGCATGTGCGCAAACTCTCGGCGGGATTGGCGAGTTGCTTTCAGCGGCTGAACTGGCTTCCAGACATCTGTCTGCCAGGCTGGGCGTGCTCGCCCGACATCAGGCTGTTTCTCGACTGTTACGCCTCGCATCCCGATATTAGGCGCTGTGCGTGTATCGATCCCGCTGAACTGGTCAGAAACGATCTGATCGAGGCGGAGGTGTTCAATGATTTTGTCGTCTACGTGCGTAGCGAGGCGAAGCAGCGTGGCGTGAAGAAGGCGATGCGCAACTGGGTGTACGGAGGGACTGCGGTAGAGAAAAGGTCGATCCAGCACTACTTGAAGACCATGCCGAACGCCTCGACGAAGCTGTTGACGGTCCGCGCCGAGTTCCAGTACCGGGAGGAGGCGGTGTCTGAAGCCGACGTCATGATTCGCCCTTCGCTTACGTCGTTGTCGGGGCAGTTCCACGATCGTCGTCGGGAAAGGCGCGTGCCGGAGTGCGCGGCTCGGTTCGATCCGGAGCGTGCGATGGCGGACCGCGATAGTTTCGTTGCGAATCAGTTCGGCAAGGACAAGGAACTGTTCGCACGCCTTGTCGGCTATGTGTGGAAGATCGAGCAGGACGAGAGCGGGATTATTCACCACCACGTTCTATTCATCTTTGACGGTCAATGGGTCAAGGACGAATTCGCAGCCCTCGATCGGATGGCTGTCCGGTGGGAAGCAATCACGAAGGGGGCGGGCTACCTGAGTAGCAGCCACTACCGCAAAAAGTCTTTCAAGGAGAAGGGCCGGTGGTATTACGGATTCATCGATTGCCACAAGCCCGGGCTGCTTGAACTGATGATCGAGGACGCGTCGAGCTATTTCACGAAAGACAAGCAGTTGCTGCGATTCAAACCGACGCTCGGTTCTCGGACGTTGACAAAGGGACGGCGCCGCAAGCTGCGGGAAGGCGGCCCTGGGCGACCACGCAAGCAGGGCGAGGTTGTCTAA
- a CDS encoding helix-turn-helix transcriptional regulator, which produces MNRVSGKQDKDRYLVRFGEAVRARRKALELSQEALADYADIDRSHMGKIERGERNITFLNIVRIAAAVECKPSDLLIDAGL; this is translated from the coding sequence ATGAACAGAGTGTCCGGAAAGCAGGATAAAGACCGTTACCTCGTCCGATTCGGCGAGGCGGTCCGCGCTCGCCGGAAGGCCTTGGAGTTGTCACAGGAAGCGCTAGCTGACTACGCGGATATCGATAGATCTCATATGGGAAAGATCGAACGGGGGGAGCGCAACATAACGTTTCTCAATATCGTTCGGATCGCGGCAGCCGTCGAATGCAAACCATCCGATCTACTTATCGACGCTGGCCTGTAA
- a CDS encoding phage capsid protein, producing the protein MLKGLSITPPVIGRISIGKLVEKNGKRLPEKDDQFTLTTQIQNRDGWLLHPLNESLRKANAGKLRSIPVRFLFKDPDLNLRAEYSCFDRETGRPVCVGNGETCRRAGDAGIEELPCPSPDGCAFGQGGACKPYGRLNVLIGDEDEMGSFIFRTTSYNSIRTLAARLDYFAAVSGNLLACLPLELKLRGKSTTQSYRSAIYYVDLCVRAGSSLETAITEARELDARRRAAGFDQIALDTAARAGFGNGAFEDSIEDVAAVADEFYPTQSGDGHRQGDSSAHADAGGGAPAAASLKDRLDQRATLLRGKAA; encoded by the coding sequence ATGTTGAAAGGCTTGAGCATCACTCCGCCCGTTATCGGCCGCATCAGTATCGGGAAACTTGTCGAGAAGAACGGCAAACGACTACCCGAGAAGGACGACCAGTTCACTCTTACCACCCAGATCCAGAACCGCGACGGATGGCTACTGCATCCGCTCAATGAATCGCTGCGCAAGGCTAATGCCGGCAAGCTCCGTTCGATCCCTGTCCGATTCCTATTCAAAGATCCCGACCTGAACCTGCGCGCCGAATACTCGTGCTTCGACCGCGAGACCGGGCGGCCAGTATGCGTTGGTAACGGCGAGACCTGCCGCCGGGCGGGTGACGCCGGTATCGAGGAGCTGCCATGCCCGTCGCCGGACGGCTGTGCGTTCGGTCAGGGAGGCGCCTGCAAGCCCTACGGCCGGCTCAATGTGCTGATCGGCGATGAAGACGAGATGGGCTCGTTCATCTTCCGCACCACCTCGTACAACTCGATCCGCACGCTCGCCGCGCGCCTTGACTACTTCGCGGCGGTATCGGGCAACCTGCTCGCCTGCCTGCCGCTGGAACTCAAGCTGCGCGGCAAGTCCACCACGCAGAGCTACCGTTCGGCGATCTACTACGTGGATCTCTGCGTGCGCGCGGGCAGCTCGCTCGAAACAGCTATCACCGAAGCGCGCGAGCTTGATGCGCGACGTCGCGCGGCCGGGTTCGATCAGATCGCACTCGATACCGCCGCACGGGCTGGCTTCGGTAACGGTGCATTCGAGGACAGTATCGAGGATGTCGCCGCAGTCGCGGACGAGTTCTATCCGACCCAGTCCGGTGACGGTCATCGTCAAGGTGACTCTAGCGCTCATGCCGATGCTGGTGGCGGAGCACCTGCGGCAGCCAGTCTGAAGGACCGGCTGGATCAGCGTGCCACGCTGCTCCGCGGGAAGGCCGCATGA